The Onthophagus taurus isolate NC chromosome 2, IU_Otau_3.0, whole genome shotgun sequence genome includes a window with the following:
- the LOC111427172 gene encoding solute carrier family 35 member E1 homolog — translation MADNGKHTREVLTVLFLCVLWYAVSSSNNVIGKTLLNEFPYPMTMTMVQLLSITLYSGPFFNLYGVRKYVDIGWRYYFKLVIPLAFGKFFASVFSHVSIWKVPVSYAHTVKATMPLFTVILSRLIMGEKQTFKVYLSLIPIITGVAIATVTEISFDMIGLISALMATMGFSLQHIFSKKVLHDTGIHHLRLLHVLGRLALFLFLPVWCFVDLSSLFQHSNLILNNYKILSLLFLDGLLNWLQNIIAFTVLSLVTPLTYAVANASKRIFVIGLSLFILGNPVTLSNVFGMFLAIFGVFYYNKAKYDARKETKKETLLPMTQKAWHGNGTLLYKPLSNGFLANGSNLKDSQSFKIEKNSNLLFV, via the exons ATGGCCGATAATGGCAAACACACTCGCGAAGTTTTaaccgttttatttttatgtgttTTGTGGTACGCGGTTAGCTCCAGTAATAATGTCATCGGCAAAACGTTACTTAACGAATTTCCGTATCCGATGACGATGACTATGGTCCAGCTGTTATCTATAACGTTATACAGCGGACCGTTTTTCAATCTGTATGGAGTTAGAAAATACGTGGACATCGGATGGCGctattatttcaaattggTTATTCCACTGGCGTTTGGGAAATTTTTCGCGTCTGTCTTTTCTCACGTTAGCATTTGGAAGGTACCAGTTTCTTATGCTCATACGG taaaagcAACGATGCCACTTTTTACTGTGATTTTATCTAGACTTATAATGGGGGAAAAGCAAACCTTCAAAGTTTACTTAAGTTTAATCCCAATTATAACGGGAGTAGCAATAGCAACAGTAACTGAAATAAGTTTTGATATGATTGGATTGATAAGTGCTTTAATGGCTACAATGGGATTTTCCTTACAAcacattttttccaaaaaagtGCTTCATGACACTGGTATTCATCATTTAAGACTATTACATGTCTTAGGAAGGTTGgccttgtttttatttttaccggTTTGGTGTTTTGTTGATTTGAGtagtttatttcaacattcaAATTTg ATTCTtaacaattacaaaatattgaGCTTGTTATTCTTGGATGGATTGCTGAATTGGTTACAAAACATCATAGCATTTACAGTTTTATCTTTGGTAACACCTTTAACTTACGCCGTTGCTAATGCCAGCAAAAGAATTTTCGTAATTGGTttgtcattatttattttgggaAACCCAGTTACTTTGAGTAATgtttttggaatgtttttggCGATTTTTGGTGTATTTTACTACAACAAA GCGAAATACGACGCCAGAAAGGAAACCAAAAAGGAAACTTTGTTGCCAATGACGCAAAAAGCCTGGCATGGTAACGGGACGTTGCTTTATAAACCTTTAAGCAATGGTTTTTTAGCGAATGGCTCGAATTTAAAAGATTctcaaagttttaaaattgagaaaaatagtaatttattatttgtttag
- the LOC111427171 gene encoding glutamate receptor-interacting protein 2 isoform X2, which produces MFSSFKLPASLRPRSKSLSSTSQVGGKGSVTFMRNSNENLALCTKFKSSSIARSPKQRKHKNRHSEIDQCPSIASLRPGSVALTSDQLVPGDKIHSINGINTSRMRPEDVTTLLDNVDGNALLEIEYSLPNFVSENSLCLTSKIAEISIERLEGSLGITLRGGTVLEQPHLSKPLVITQVRTNGPAYRSGLIKPGDRLLKVDSQPLINKTLIEAQKLLKEASQNNGPFTNLTIEYDVNIMESVKYATGPLLVEIDRQMNEDLGLILGNCCDLNSTEDILTAGIFISNIIPASVADRCGALNVGDQILAIDNITMEEFNGSSEDAESLLRDARKLQILPYHTFQRVPSRNYLSGQYPNSPSISGFSTINSRRSRNKGRFRQSSVPKSLEIDSGTNFLSYTPNLAVYHTETLTITLIGERGKGYGLFVSNTTNNDHGGGENRTGDIVINRIAPDTPAHRCGCLQTGDRIVSVNHQSNLTVQEINSILEMASDGSKIILQVGFDVADTIVPSSGVFTVKLVKRGGGLGITITASKHRPDEPFIISEIRRGSIAHRTGTLHAGDRLLAVDNRQLDRMSIETAFDILQTSANDIVTLKVEKTETDNSNLSLDSVVYTVELVRYGGPLGITISGSEDCSEPIVLSRLTEGGLAEKTGALHVGDRILAINGESLDLRPLSDAIRLLQSAGDRVQLKIARNLNQNDILTDDSRCTYSSPGLMSLDSAVHSWDSNQGEILDNDCINPVKDHESVISEPISTTSSTTHQQHQTDENNHHSSKPPSLHRNKHDSQLQFYSDAEETTFCPSPLPLPNYNFTNTLKYDTSIYRYHPEQQRLKGTFSNESILDNEVYHVTLYKDSVYDDYGFSVSDGLYEKGVYINRIRKGGPADIVGLLKPFDRIVQVNETKTVEFDCCLTVPLIASAGDRIELIVSRNPYVCCSSPERTFNDCLVGNGGFLGSQSTIVKSF; this is translated from the exons ATGTTCTCTTCTTTTAAGCTCCCCGCCAGCTTAAGACCGCGTTCGAAGAGTTTATCCTCGACGTCGCAAGTCGGCGGGAAAGGATCGGTAACTTTCATGAGAAATTCCAACGAAAACTTGGCTCTTTGTACCAAATTCAAGAGTAGTTCCATCGCCAGATCACCTAAACaaagaaaacacaaaaata ggCACTCCGAAATCGACCAATGTCCGAGCATCGCTTCTTTACGTCCCGGATCGGTGGCTTTAACAAGCGACCAACTTGTACCAGGAGATAAAATACATTCTATTAATGGCATAAATACGTCGAGAATGCGACCGGAAGATGTTACCACACTGTTAGATAACGTTGATGGAAATGCTTTGTTGGAAATTGAGTATTCTTTACCTAATTTTG TCTCGGAAAATTCTCTATGTTTAACTTCGAAAATTGCTGAAATTTCTATTGAGCGTCTTGAGGGGTCTTTAGGAATTACGTTAAGAGGCGGTACGGTTTTAGAACAACCCCATTTAAGCAAACCTTTAGTCATTACTCAAGTTAGAACAAATGGGCCAGCTTACAG GAGTGGTTTAATTAAACCCGGTGATCGTCTTTTAAAAGTCGATAGTCAAccacttattaataaaacattaatcgAAGCGCAAAAACTGCTTAAAGAGGCATCTCAAAATAACGGCCCATTTACCAATTTAACGATTGAATACGATGTAAATATTATGGAATCGGTTAAATACGCGACCGGGCCGTTACTAGTCGAAATAGACAGGCAAATGAACGAGGATTTAGGATTAATTTTGGGAAATTGTTGTGATTTAAATTCAACTGAAGACATTTTAACCGCaggtatttttatttctaatattatTCCGGCCAGCGTTGCCGACAGGTGTGGTGCTTTAAATGTTGGCGATCAAATATTAGCCATTGATAATATCACAATGGAAGAGTTTAACGGATCAAGCGAAGATGCTGAAAGTTTGCTTAGGGATGCgagaaaacttcaaattttaccGTACCATACGTTTCAAAGGGTTCCCTCGAGAAATTATCTTTCAG gTCAATATCCAAATAGTCCTAGCATATCCGGATTTAGTACGATTAATTCACGAAGATCGAGAAATAAGGGAAGATTTAGACAGAGTTCGGTTCCAAAATCGTTGGAGATAGATTCAG GTACCAATTTCTTGTCTTATACGCCAAATTTGGCTGTTTATCACACCGAAACTCTAACGATTACGTTAATCGGGGAACGAGGTAAAGGTTACGGCCTTTTCGTTTCAAATACAACGAATAACGATCACGGTGGTGGTGAAAACAGAACGGGAGATATAGTTATAAATCGAATTGCACCTGATACGCCGGCTCACAG aTGTGGATGTCTTCAAACCGgcgatagaattgtttcagttAACCACCAATCTAACTTGACCGTTCAAGAAATCAATTCGATTCTTGAAATGGCTTCGGATGGAAGCAAAATTATTCTACAAGTAGGATTTGATGTTGCTGATACTATTGTACCAAGTAGTGGAGTTTTTACtgttaaattagttaaaagAGGTGGTGGTTTAGGTATAACAATAACAG catCAAAACATCGTCCAGATGAACCatttataatttctgaaaTACGTCGTGGATCAATAGCGCATAGAACCGGAACCTTACACGCAGGCGATCGTCTCTTGGCGGTGGATAATCGCCAATTGGATCGTATGTCAATAGAAACAGCTTTTGATATCTTACAAACGTCCGCCAACGATATCGTAACGTTAAAAGTAGAAAAAACGGAAACGGATAATTCGAATTTGTCCTTGGATAGTGTCGTGTACACCGTGGAATTGGTGAGATACGGAGGCCCTTTGGGGATCACGATCAGCGGCAGCGAAGATTGTTCGGAACCGATAGTCTTGTCACGATTGACGGAAGGTGGCCTAGCCGAAAAGACTGGTGCTTTACACGTCGGCGATCGGATTTTGGCAATAAACGGGGAAAGTTTGGATTTGAGACCGTTGTCCGATGCGATTCGGTTGTTGCAAAGCGCCGGCGATCGGGTTCAATTGAAAATAGCGAggaatttaaatcaaaatg ATATATTGACTGATGATTCAAGGTGTACCTATTCGAGTCCAGGATTGATGAGTTTAGATAGTGCCGTACACTCTTGGGATAGCAACCAAGGGGAAATTTTAGATAACg ATTGTATAAACCCCGTTAAAGACCACGAGAGCGTAATAAGCGAACCGATTTCAACGACGTCCTCAACAACCCATCAACAACACCAAACCGACGAAAACAACCACCACTCATCGAAACCACCATCATTGCACCGTAATAAACACGACTCccaattacaattttattcgGACGCTGAAGAGACCACGTTCTGCCCAAGCCCTTTACCGTTACccaattataattttacaaacacCCTCAAATATGACACGTCAATTTATCGTTATCACCCCGAACAACAGCGTTTGAAAGGGACGTTTTCAAACGAAAGCATATTAGATAATGAAGTCTATCACGTGACGTTGTACAAAGATTCGGTTTACGACGATTACGGGTTTAGCGTAAGTGATGGTTTGTACGAGAAGGGGGTCTACATCAATAGGATTAGAAAGGGCGGTCCGGCTGATATTGTCGGGTTGTTAAAACCCTTCGATCGAATCGTGCAAGTGAATGAGACCAAGACGGTCGAGTTCGATTGTTGCTTAACCGTACCGTTAATCGCTTCCGCTGGTGATAGAATCGAATTAATCGTCAGTAGGAATCCCTACGTTTGTTGTAGTAGTCCCGAAAGAACCTTTAATGATTGTTTGGTTGGAAATGGGGGGTTTTTAGGTAGTCAGAGTACGAtcgttaaaagtttttaa
- the LOC111427171 gene encoding glutamate receptor-interacting protein 2 isoform X1: protein MKLWKVLARNSHVYTNHITQSNGMELYEFKSRSPTFSEDSGKHSGNSLHETLHQNSYLATVQLRRKPGENLGIILSSGHSEIDQCPSIASLRPGSVALTSDQLVPGDKIHSINGINTSRMRPEDVTTLLDNVDGNALLEIEYSLPNFVSENSLCLTSKIAEISIERLEGSLGITLRGGTVLEQPHLSKPLVITQVRTNGPAYRSGLIKPGDRLLKVDSQPLINKTLIEAQKLLKEASQNNGPFTNLTIEYDVNIMESVKYATGPLLVEIDRQMNEDLGLILGNCCDLNSTEDILTAGIFISNIIPASVADRCGALNVGDQILAIDNITMEEFNGSSEDAESLLRDARKLQILPYHTFQRVPSRNYLSGQYPNSPSISGFSTINSRRSRNKGRFRQSSVPKSLEIDSGTNFLSYTPNLAVYHTETLTITLIGERGKGYGLFVSNTTNNDHGGGENRTGDIVINRIAPDTPAHRCGCLQTGDRIVSVNHQSNLTVQEINSILEMASDGSKIILQVGFDVADTIVPSSGVFTVKLVKRGGGLGITITASKHRPDEPFIISEIRRGSIAHRTGTLHAGDRLLAVDNRQLDRMSIETAFDILQTSANDIVTLKVEKTETDNSNLSLDSVVYTVELVRYGGPLGITISGSEDCSEPIVLSRLTEGGLAEKTGALHVGDRILAINGESLDLRPLSDAIRLLQSAGDRVQLKIARNLNQNDILTDDSRCTYSSPGLMSLDSAVHSWDSNQGEILDNDCINPVKDHESVISEPISTTSSTTHQQHQTDENNHHSSKPPSLHRNKHDSQLQFYSDAEETTFCPSPLPLPNYNFTNTLKYDTSIYRYHPEQQRLKGTFSNESILDNEVYHVTLYKDSVYDDYGFSVSDGLYEKGVYINRIRKGGPADIVGLLKPFDRIVQVNETKTVEFDCCLTVPLIASAGDRIELIVSRNPYVCCSSPERTFNDCLVGNGGFLGSQSTIVKSF, encoded by the exons ATGAAACTTTGGAAGGTTTTAGCAAGAAACAGTCATGTTTATACGAATCATATCACTCAAAGTAATGGAATGGAATTATATG AATTCAAATCGAGATCGCCAACGTTTTCCGAAGATTCTGGAAAACATTCAGGAAACAGTTTACACGAAACTTTACACCAGAATTCGTATTTAGCTACGGTTCAATTGAGAAGGAAACCTGGGGAAAATTTGGGAATTATATTATCATCAG ggCACTCCGAAATCGACCAATGTCCGAGCATCGCTTCTTTACGTCCCGGATCGGTGGCTTTAACAAGCGACCAACTTGTACCAGGAGATAAAATACATTCTATTAATGGCATAAATACGTCGAGAATGCGACCGGAAGATGTTACCACACTGTTAGATAACGTTGATGGAAATGCTTTGTTGGAAATTGAGTATTCTTTACCTAATTTTG TCTCGGAAAATTCTCTATGTTTAACTTCGAAAATTGCTGAAATTTCTATTGAGCGTCTTGAGGGGTCTTTAGGAATTACGTTAAGAGGCGGTACGGTTTTAGAACAACCCCATTTAAGCAAACCTTTAGTCATTACTCAAGTTAGAACAAATGGGCCAGCTTACAG GAGTGGTTTAATTAAACCCGGTGATCGTCTTTTAAAAGTCGATAGTCAAccacttattaataaaacattaatcgAAGCGCAAAAACTGCTTAAAGAGGCATCTCAAAATAACGGCCCATTTACCAATTTAACGATTGAATACGATGTAAATATTATGGAATCGGTTAAATACGCGACCGGGCCGTTACTAGTCGAAATAGACAGGCAAATGAACGAGGATTTAGGATTAATTTTGGGAAATTGTTGTGATTTAAATTCAACTGAAGACATTTTAACCGCaggtatttttatttctaatattatTCCGGCCAGCGTTGCCGACAGGTGTGGTGCTTTAAATGTTGGCGATCAAATATTAGCCATTGATAATATCACAATGGAAGAGTTTAACGGATCAAGCGAAGATGCTGAAAGTTTGCTTAGGGATGCgagaaaacttcaaattttaccGTACCATACGTTTCAAAGGGTTCCCTCGAGAAATTATCTTTCAG gTCAATATCCAAATAGTCCTAGCATATCCGGATTTAGTACGATTAATTCACGAAGATCGAGAAATAAGGGAAGATTTAGACAGAGTTCGGTTCCAAAATCGTTGGAGATAGATTCAG GTACCAATTTCTTGTCTTATACGCCAAATTTGGCTGTTTATCACACCGAAACTCTAACGATTACGTTAATCGGGGAACGAGGTAAAGGTTACGGCCTTTTCGTTTCAAATACAACGAATAACGATCACGGTGGTGGTGAAAACAGAACGGGAGATATAGTTATAAATCGAATTGCACCTGATACGCCGGCTCACAG aTGTGGATGTCTTCAAACCGgcgatagaattgtttcagttAACCACCAATCTAACTTGACCGTTCAAGAAATCAATTCGATTCTTGAAATGGCTTCGGATGGAAGCAAAATTATTCTACAAGTAGGATTTGATGTTGCTGATACTATTGTACCAAGTAGTGGAGTTTTTACtgttaaattagttaaaagAGGTGGTGGTTTAGGTATAACAATAACAG catCAAAACATCGTCCAGATGAACCatttataatttctgaaaTACGTCGTGGATCAATAGCGCATAGAACCGGAACCTTACACGCAGGCGATCGTCTCTTGGCGGTGGATAATCGCCAATTGGATCGTATGTCAATAGAAACAGCTTTTGATATCTTACAAACGTCCGCCAACGATATCGTAACGTTAAAAGTAGAAAAAACGGAAACGGATAATTCGAATTTGTCCTTGGATAGTGTCGTGTACACCGTGGAATTGGTGAGATACGGAGGCCCTTTGGGGATCACGATCAGCGGCAGCGAAGATTGTTCGGAACCGATAGTCTTGTCACGATTGACGGAAGGTGGCCTAGCCGAAAAGACTGGTGCTTTACACGTCGGCGATCGGATTTTGGCAATAAACGGGGAAAGTTTGGATTTGAGACCGTTGTCCGATGCGATTCGGTTGTTGCAAAGCGCCGGCGATCGGGTTCAATTGAAAATAGCGAggaatttaaatcaaaatg ATATATTGACTGATGATTCAAGGTGTACCTATTCGAGTCCAGGATTGATGAGTTTAGATAGTGCCGTACACTCTTGGGATAGCAACCAAGGGGAAATTTTAGATAACg ATTGTATAAACCCCGTTAAAGACCACGAGAGCGTAATAAGCGAACCGATTTCAACGACGTCCTCAACAACCCATCAACAACACCAAACCGACGAAAACAACCACCACTCATCGAAACCACCATCATTGCACCGTAATAAACACGACTCccaattacaattttattcgGACGCTGAAGAGACCACGTTCTGCCCAAGCCCTTTACCGTTACccaattataattttacaaacacCCTCAAATATGACACGTCAATTTATCGTTATCACCCCGAACAACAGCGTTTGAAAGGGACGTTTTCAAACGAAAGCATATTAGATAATGAAGTCTATCACGTGACGTTGTACAAAGATTCGGTTTACGACGATTACGGGTTTAGCGTAAGTGATGGTTTGTACGAGAAGGGGGTCTACATCAATAGGATTAGAAAGGGCGGTCCGGCTGATATTGTCGGGTTGTTAAAACCCTTCGATCGAATCGTGCAAGTGAATGAGACCAAGACGGTCGAGTTCGATTGTTGCTTAACCGTACCGTTAATCGCTTCCGCTGGTGATAGAATCGAATTAATCGTCAGTAGGAATCCCTACGTTTGTTGTAGTAGTCCCGAAAGAACCTTTAATGATTGTTTGGTTGGAAATGGGGGGTTTTTAGGTAGTCAGAGTACGAtcgttaaaagtttttaa